A genome region from Nocardiopsis exhalans includes the following:
- a CDS encoding class I SAM-dependent methyltransferase, whose product MAEYTHGQHPSVTLSYLWRNAENSTAYALGEMNPGRSLLDVGCGPGSITADLARRVAPGRVTAVDASPEAVDQARANAEEAGAENIDFLVGDVHGLDLPDDTFDVVHAHQVLQHVADPVRALAEMRRVARPGGVVAACDSDYSAMHWYPRLPELDSWMDLYQKVARANGGEPDAGRHMLAWAHAAGFEDVTYTAEVWNHSAPDRRSWWGGMWSRRILESTMGRRAVEKGIASQADLEWISAGWQRWSEHPDGVFVIPRGAILCRVPE is encoded by the coding sequence ATGGCGGAGTACACCCACGGACAGCACCCCTCGGTCACCCTCTCCTACTTGTGGCGCAACGCGGAGAACTCCACCGCCTACGCACTCGGAGAGATGAACCCCGGACGCTCCCTGCTGGACGTGGGCTGCGGCCCCGGCAGCATCACCGCCGACCTCGCCCGCCGGGTCGCGCCCGGGCGGGTCACCGCCGTGGACGCCTCCCCCGAGGCGGTCGACCAGGCCCGCGCCAACGCCGAGGAGGCGGGCGCGGAGAACATCGACTTCCTGGTCGGCGACGTCCACGGCCTGGACCTGCCCGACGACACCTTCGACGTCGTCCACGCCCACCAGGTCCTCCAGCACGTGGCCGACCCGGTGCGCGCCCTGGCCGAGATGCGCCGGGTGGCCCGGCCCGGCGGCGTGGTGGCCGCCTGCGACAGCGACTACTCGGCGATGCACTGGTACCCGCGCCTGCCCGAACTGGACTCCTGGATGGACCTGTACCAGAAGGTCGCCCGCGCCAACGGCGGCGAGCCCGACGCCGGACGCCACATGCTCGCTTGGGCACACGCGGCCGGGTTCGAGGACGTCACCTACACCGCAGAGGTGTGGAACCACTCCGCACCCGACCGTCGTTCCTGGTGGGGCGGTATGTGGTCGCGCCGCATCCTGGAGTCGACCATGGGACGCCGCGCGGTCGAGAAGGGCATCGCGAGCCAGGCGGACCTGGAGTGGATCTCGGCTGGCTGGCAGCGCTGGAGCGAGCACCCGGACGGGGTGTTCGTCATCCCCCGCGGCGCGATCCTGTGCCGCGTTCCGGAGTGA
- a CDS encoding DUF4180 domain-containing protein — MSSPKTPEQHPAAAEEPEPVTETLPETRRMGGRQVMLCPSEGSPLREAADVLGDAFYHGVAWVAVPAERLAPDFFRLRTGVAGEFLQKFANYRIRLAVVGDVSQQMAASDAFRDLVRECDRGNQCWFVADLEALAERLPSA, encoded by the coding sequence ATGAGCTCTCCGAAAACACCCGAACAGCACCCCGCCGCGGCAGAGGAGCCGGAGCCGGTAACCGAGACGCTTCCGGAAACCCGCCGGATGGGCGGGCGCCAGGTCATGCTCTGCCCGTCGGAGGGCTCTCCGCTGCGCGAGGCCGCCGATGTGCTGGGCGACGCCTTCTACCACGGAGTCGCCTGGGTCGCAGTGCCCGCCGAACGCCTCGCCCCCGATTTCTTCCGGTTGCGCACCGGAGTGGCGGGCGAGTTCCTGCAGAAGTTTGCCAACTACCGGATCCGCCTGGCCGTGGTCGGGGACGTCTCGCAACAGATGGCCGCCAGCGACGCCTTCCGCGATCTCGTCCGCGAGTGCGACCGTGGCAACCAGTGCTGGTTCGTCGCCGACCTGGAAGCCCTGGCCGAGCGCCTGCCCTCCGCCTGA
- a CDS encoding helix-turn-helix domain-containing protein translates to MTQQYYSVDQVADLLGLHVKTVRAYVREGRLAATRIGKQYRIRRQDLEEFTGGPLAGERPPAGEEAPHAEASTVVQVDGVDRNTADRLTTLLTVTGRPEQRGRSHVQVVHDPERSRLKVVIVGDLDTTATLLGYIDSLTGNQP, encoded by the coding sequence ATGACCCAGCAGTACTACTCGGTGGACCAGGTCGCGGACCTCCTGGGTCTGCACGTCAAGACCGTGCGCGCCTACGTCCGCGAGGGGCGTCTGGCGGCCACCCGGATCGGCAAGCAGTACCGGATCCGACGCCAGGACCTGGAGGAGTTCACCGGCGGCCCGCTGGCCGGAGAGCGACCACCCGCAGGTGAGGAGGCCCCGCACGCGGAGGCGTCCACCGTGGTCCAGGTCGACGGGGTCGACCGGAACACCGCCGACCGTCTGACCACCCTGCTCACCGTCACCGGACGCCCCGAGCAGCGCGGGCGCTCCCACGTCCAGGTCGTCCACGACCCGGAGCGTTCCCGGCTGAAAGTGGTCATCGTGGGCGACCTTGACACCACCGCCACGCTCCTGGGATACATCGACTCCCTCACCGGAAACCAGCCATGA
- a CDS encoding VOC family protein: MALLNKITPCLWFNGQAEQAVTFYTNVFENSRVLKTTHYGPGLPVPEGTVLTIEFELDGNPFTALNGGGEFTFDEAVSFQIICRDQAESDHYWDRLTDGGQESQCGWLRDRFGLSWQVFPEELNTLLEDPDPERSHRATQAMLMMRRIDLDMVRRAANGT, translated from the coding sequence ATGGCCCTCCTGAACAAGATCACGCCGTGTCTGTGGTTCAACGGGCAGGCCGAGCAGGCGGTGACGTTCTACACCAACGTTTTCGAGAACTCACGCGTCCTCAAGACCACCCACTACGGCCCCGGCCTGCCGGTGCCCGAGGGGACCGTGCTGACCATCGAGTTCGAACTGGACGGCAACCCCTTCACCGCGCTCAACGGCGGCGGGGAGTTCACCTTCGACGAGGCAGTGTCCTTCCAGATCATCTGCCGTGACCAGGCCGAGTCCGACCACTACTGGGACCGCCTCACCGACGGCGGTCAGGAGAGCCAGTGCGGCTGGCTCCGGGACCGGTTCGGCCTGTCCTGGCAGGTCTTCCCCGAGGAACTGAACACCCTGTTGGAGGACCCCGACCCGGAACGGTCGCACCGGGCCACCCAGGCCATGCTCATGATGCGCCGGATCGACCTGGACATGGTCCGCCGGGCCGCCAACGGCACCTGA
- a CDS encoding (2Fe-2S)-binding protein produces MLLAEALGDVGRVNMFFQVEPHTGSESLGEGWEPVTVLGGADGKRAAEEVRRVRAQLGALSGGGVQDVDWRVGASLFHQGLASRLLSPVLAVALCHGVRLRAADLCFEPGRSGPLTLRTAQKRAEPISTVPAEVAEWLDESVVGSVLTGVEVALAGVGRISPGLLRGNTAAALAGATRALGGARPERRAAAEEVVRLVLERPSLSGTGHYEGTDRSGLAVFRRTTCCLYYRLPDGGLCGDCALRH; encoded by the coding sequence GTGTTGTTGGCGGAGGCACTCGGGGATGTCGGGCGGGTCAACATGTTCTTCCAGGTCGAGCCGCATACGGGTTCCGAATCCCTGGGAGAGGGATGGGAACCGGTCACTGTGCTGGGCGGTGCGGACGGGAAGCGGGCGGCCGAGGAGGTCCGTCGGGTACGGGCCCAGCTCGGGGCACTGTCGGGCGGCGGCGTCCAGGATGTGGATTGGCGGGTGGGCGCGTCGCTCTTCCACCAGGGGTTGGCCTCCAGGCTGCTGTCTCCGGTCCTGGCCGTCGCGCTCTGCCACGGGGTGCGTCTGCGGGCCGCGGACCTGTGTTTCGAACCCGGCCGTTCGGGGCCGCTGACCCTGCGCACCGCGCAGAAGCGGGCAGAGCCGATCTCCACGGTTCCCGCAGAGGTCGCGGAGTGGTTGGACGAGTCCGTGGTGGGGTCGGTGTTGACCGGGGTCGAAGTGGCGTTGGCCGGTGTCGGGCGGATCTCCCCCGGTCTGCTGCGGGGCAACACCGCGGCTGCGCTGGCCGGGGCGACCCGAGCTCTGGGCGGTGCCCGACCGGAGCGGCGCGCGGCGGCCGAGGAGGTGGTCCGTCTGGTGTTGGAGCGTCCCTCACTCAGCGGAACCGGCCACTACGAGGGGACGGACCGGTCGGGGCTGGCGGTGTTCCGGCGCACCACCTGCTGCCTGTACTACCGGTTGCCGGACGGCGGCCTGTGCGGCGACTGCGCCCTGCGCCACTGA
- a CDS encoding sensor histidine kinase, with product MSGTHEQQASDARRGSGGKDLRQTRAVDVPFPGDARGSTWRVLLVEVLHLMTSLALALFYLLPATLLLGTAAAWFTLALYLPWTDLSVDLSFGRLARDTVWFLVVMPAAATLLARFACQVQRDRLANVFGIVETSPPDPLADDNPWWRAWRFVFGREAWSMVVYTTVAGIHGLFAAGLVVVLVVCGGAAAVGALFGVVYILAQGSPGDLVGPMALVVAGPLAAVVGLRLTPHMISSEVLLHRLLLFDAPEVRIRRRLLHVQDSRQRMVDEAEAERRRIERDLHDGAQQRLLALTMTLTRARARLAHDPEGAGALIAEAQAESKEVMTELRQVARGLHPRVLTDHGLGAALPVAAGRSPVPARLEVDLDERPSARAEGVAYYVVCEALTNVAKHAGAEQVTVAAERVEGRGRQGDLLRISVTDDGIGGADPEAGTGLYGLWDRVDAVDGVLTVHSPTGGGTVLTANIPWKA from the coding sequence GTGAGCGGCACACATGAACAGCAGGCGTCAGATGCACGGCGCGGCAGCGGGGGAAAGGACCTCCGGCAGACCCGAGCTGTCGACGTGCCCTTCCCCGGCGACGCCCGCGGCAGCACCTGGCGAGTGCTCCTGGTCGAGGTCCTGCACCTGATGACCTCCCTGGCGCTGGCCCTGTTCTACCTGCTCCCGGCAACACTGCTGCTGGGAACCGCGGCCGCCTGGTTCACACTGGCGCTGTACCTGCCCTGGACCGACCTGTCGGTCGACCTCAGCTTCGGTCGGCTCGCCCGCGACACCGTCTGGTTCCTGGTGGTCATGCCGGCTGCCGCCACCCTGCTGGCGCGGTTCGCCTGCCAGGTGCAGCGCGACCGGCTCGCCAACGTGTTCGGGATCGTGGAGACCAGCCCGCCCGACCCCCTCGCCGACGACAACCCCTGGTGGCGTGCCTGGCGCTTCGTCTTCGGCCGTGAAGCGTGGTCGATGGTGGTCTACACGACCGTCGCCGGGATCCACGGGCTGTTCGCCGCGGGGCTGGTCGTGGTGTTGGTGGTGTGCGGCGGGGCCGCGGCCGTGGGGGCACTCTTCGGGGTGGTGTACATCCTGGCCCAGGGCTCACCGGGGGACCTGGTGGGGCCGATGGCCCTGGTCGTGGCCGGGCCGTTGGCCGCCGTGGTCGGGCTGCGCCTGACCCCGCACATGATCTCCTCCGAGGTCCTCCTGCACCGCCTCCTGCTCTTCGACGCCCCCGAGGTGCGGATACGGCGCCGCCTGCTGCACGTCCAGGACAGCCGTCAGCGCATGGTGGACGAGGCCGAGGCCGAACGCCGACGCATCGAACGCGACCTGCACGACGGCGCCCAGCAGCGGCTGCTCGCCCTGACCATGACCCTGACCCGGGCCCGCGCACGGCTGGCCCACGACCCCGAGGGGGCCGGTGCGCTGATCGCCGAGGCCCAGGCGGAGTCCAAGGAGGTCATGACCGAACTCCGCCAGGTCGCGCGGGGACTGCACCCCAGGGTCCTGACCGACCACGGGCTCGGGGCCGCCCTGCCGGTCGCCGCCGGTCGTTCCCCGGTCCCGGCCCGGTTGGAGGTGGACCTCGACGAGCGCCCCTCGGCGCGGGCCGAGGGCGTGGCCTACTACGTGGTCTGCGAGGCGCTGACCAACGTCGCCAAGCACGCCGGAGCCGAGCAGGTCACCGTGGCCGCCGAACGGGTCGAGGGCCGCGGCCGCCAGGGTGACCTGCTGCGGATCTCCGTCACCGACGACGGGATCGGGGGAGCCGACCCCGAGGCGGGCACCGGTCTCTACGGGCTGTGGGACCGGGTGGACGCCGTCGACGGGGTACTGACCGTCCACAGCCCGACCGGTGGGGGAACCGTCCTGACCGCGAACATCCCATGGAAGGCGTGA
- a CDS encoding response regulator transcription factor encodes MEGVTVSTANTQDERRGPRVIIAEDSVLLRSGMARLLEDSGVEIVAAVGDADALITAVAEYPDVDLCLIDIRMPPTYSEEGIQAAVKIRETHPEVAVLLLSQHVVSRYAADLLGGGASKVGYLLKDRVADIEDFLTVLRRVADGGAAIDPEVVSQLLSRHRDRALERLTPREGEVLEVMAQGLNNAGIADRLTITERAVEKHIRSIFTKLDLGQDDHDHRRVQAVLRYLRGADRD; translated from the coding sequence ATGGAAGGCGTGACCGTGAGCACGGCCAACACACAGGACGAGCGGCGAGGGCCGCGCGTCATCATCGCCGAGGACTCCGTGCTGCTGCGCAGCGGCATGGCGCGGCTGCTGGAGGACTCTGGGGTGGAGATCGTCGCTGCGGTGGGGGACGCCGACGCGCTGATCACCGCGGTCGCCGAGTATCCGGACGTGGACCTGTGCCTGATCGACATCCGGATGCCGCCCACCTACTCCGAGGAGGGCATCCAGGCGGCGGTGAAGATCCGCGAGACCCACCCGGAGGTGGCGGTGCTGTTGCTGTCCCAGCACGTGGTCAGCCGTTACGCCGCCGACCTGCTCGGCGGCGGGGCGTCCAAGGTGGGCTACCTGCTCAAGGACCGGGTGGCCGACATCGAGGACTTCCTGACCGTGCTGCGCAGAGTGGCCGACGGCGGGGCGGCGATCGACCCCGAAGTGGTCTCGCAGCTGCTGAGCAGGCACCGGGACCGTGCCCTGGAGCGCCTCACCCCGCGTGAGGGCGAGGTTTTGGAGGTGATGGCCCAAGGGCTGAACAACGCCGGGATCGCCGACCGGCTCACCATCACCGAACGGGCTGTGGAGAAGCACATCAGGTCGATCTTCACCAAGCTCGACCTTGGTCAGGACGACCACGACCACCGCAGGGTCCAGGCGGTGCTGCGCTATCTGCGCGGCGCGGACCGTGACTGA